TATAGCAGTATATGTTGAAAGCActataaaaatacattcattcatttattcattcattcattcaaaatttTGCCAGTGGGGATCCATGTCAGAGCCTGTCATTGCCTATATCTTATTGATGTTTACAATTATGTTTGTAATATAGATTTAGCATGTTTTGCTATTAAACAAATTTGTAATTTCCATCTTACAGATTCTCTAATCTGAGTGAAAGCATCCAAAGCAGATTTCTTCTGAGACTTTTCATTAAAGCAGCAGAGATTGAGACACAGACAGGAGAGCAGATGCTGAAACAATTATCATCAGCCTGCACATACAGCTCTTTTCCTTATCAATTGACTGACAGAATTAAACAGAGTGATTTCCTGCTGGATCTTTATTCACACGTTAAGAACTATAGGACTAAAACAGCCAGTAGATTCCTTCCAGCATTACAGTCAGTTTTCCAGTCTCCTGATGTCTGGATCACAGACCTCTCAGAGAGAAAGACCTCTGTCCTCCTGGAAGTGCTGAAACTCCAAACAGAGAAGAAACCAGTAGAGCTGAGAGGATGTTCATAGGAAGAGAGTGAAGTGATGAGTTTCCTCCAGTGTCTGCCCTTCATCTCACAGCTCAGGTAAGACAATCTACATCTATTGACAGTTGTTACTGTCAGTAGATGTATTGAACTTATGAACTTAGGTcagttaaattaattattttattgtcttttcAGCTTTTCAGAGCAGAGTTTGTTATCTCTCATAAAACTGGTCCAGTTCAGAAAGGATCCAGAGTTGGTGACTTCACTGTTTGAGCTTCTTGGTTTCTCCATCAGTCTTGAATCGGCTTTAACCACCAAAACCTGCAGGTCTGTGGGGAAATTTCTGTCATTCGCCTCTGAAAGTCTCAACCTCATATTAGGACCGAAAGCAATCTCTATCAGAGGAACAAGACTTCTTTTCAGATgcattacaaacatacacactctcaGGTGCAGACAGGATTACTAATTCAATCATTAATTCAACTCACTAATTCAAGTGATTTCAATGTTGATTATTTAATTCTTATGAATAGTTTTTTTTCGTCAGGCTGAGTGGTTATATGGTGGTGAGACTAGTGAAGACCTTGAGGTCTCTGAAGGTTCGAGCTCCTGTCACTGTTAATGAACTCATACTGGAACTGAATATTGAATTGTGTTCAGAGAGAAGTCTGTCAAGGGTCCTGAGCAGTTTGGCCATCCTCCTGAGACTCTGGACCGTCCACTGtctaaacttgactgattgcAATATTCAGCCTGTTTCTCTATCTATCCTACTGTGTCACCAGGGCCCACTGACTCACAGGTCTGACACTAAGACACGTTTTAGCAGTGTTCAAATGATGTATATGATTATATAAAGTATAATGAATGTTGTGTATGTTTTTAGACCATCCAAAGAGACTCTTCAGAAGCTGATTAAGTTTGTCTACGAAACTCAGGAAGAGGAATTGACTCAATGTTTTCTTCAGAGAGTGAATGGAGATCTGACTTCCTATTCCTTGACCTGGAGAGAGCTTCACTATTTTCTGCAGCACAGCAATCAACAAATCACTGTGGACCTCAGGAAGAGCAAAGTTCAGTGCAACATCAGAGAAATTCTGCCACTTCTGAACAGGATTACTTTTAAACGGTAAACCACATAATAAATCAGTTGCTTCTCAAAAAATTGCATTTTGAAAACTCTTTAAACATCTTTTACATTAGTGACAAGCATTTTTATCATTTCCTATTCATTCTTGTAAAGCAGCCTTAACACTGTTGATATTCTATAAAACACTATGGAAATAAAAATGATGAATATGTCATGCTGTCTtcaatgtttatttcttttaatctGTTGCCTAAGAAACCTCAAattataatttaaagtaaattagTATGTAATGTATAATGACTAATGGTAAATATGACATGTGTCTGTACAGGATGAGCTCTTCCTTCATGCTGTCTGTAATCAAAGAGATCTATGAGAGCGGCTTTGCTGGATTTGTGTCCAGTCTGTTGAGTTCGGTGGGGAACTGCATTAATCTGCAGTGCCGAGATCTAGACTCTGGTGATTGTGCTGTGCTGTGCTTCACACTCCAGCACTGCACTGCAGCTTTACTCAACCTGATGTGGACCATCATACCAGAGGAAGAGCTGGAGACATTTCTGCCTCTTCTCAAACACGTCTCATACCTCAGGTCTTGCTACTACTCTCTATATtcctttatttgattaatttttgaactgcagcagttcgtcttaaccatgtctacatgcctaaatggattgagctgctgccattaggctgattagaaaattgtgTTTTACGAACAGTTGGACTGGTGTATCTAATGAAGgtgccggtgagtgtatgtgtgggGCTATTCTGCTCTGCTGTAACCATATTATTCCatactaataattaatttgactggattttattttagaattatatAACTCGCATcactgtttttatatattttagagcacaCACTATAATACACACActataatattaaaaatggcaCGTTTTACCATTATCATAAATCATGAATGCTCAACAATCTACATTTTATGTACTTGAAGACTAATGATGAAAACCTACTGTTTCAATGTCAATGACTTTCCAGTAGAGGGCAGCAATAATTTATAACTGTGATAAGCAAAGATGTCGAGAAAACAGACTGAAAAGAACTGAATTGTCAAACAAGCTCCTTTTTTTTACCACTGATTACTTCATCCTCTCTTCATCCAGAAGAGTAGAAACCTCGCTGACTGAACTCTACTGTTTACTGCAGACATAACAGATGAATAATATTATACTCAGCAAATCACTTACCTCATTCCTGTGGCTGTAATGAATGCAGCTTTATCAAACTTGAATTTTGTTACACACCTCCATTATAAATGATTGTGCTGAAGCTGTTATTTCATCACTGTTCTACAGATGTTAACACTACAtctcttttattttttgtcatcactcttgtgtatttattttaataatattcattgGTGGAATTGGTCATAACCTAGTGAAATAAAATCTTCCTCTGCATATCAAAGTGATATTCAACCTGCATTCATTTGAGTATTGGGAAACAACATTTTGCTTTTTAATCAACATTCAATCATTGTCAGAATTTTGATCCGCCCTGTTTTATTTCATAACTTATTtctgccgtctttcagatgagacgttaaaccgaggtcttgagTCTCTGTTGCCaagtttgcccactggcctctgtccatcatggcctctaaTCATCCCCTAAtcttaattggcttcatcactctgtctcgtctccaccaatcagctggtgtgtggtgtgcagtctggcgcaatatggcagctgtcgcgtcatccaggtggatgctgcacactggtggtggacaggggtggactggccatctggcagaccgggcagtttCTCGCTGGGCCAACgtactttttgttttattcttatgatctgatcggcctgTAAAACACTTCGCAGTTTTTTTCTACATAATTTATTGATGATTCTGTGATCTGTGATGCTCTCAAagtaaggtgtttttttttttcgtgacataatctgcagccaattggttcttttctttattgacattgggcagACCCAATCATAAACTCCCATTTTGGGCTATGTGTGAGCGTGCAACGTCGGTGTGTATTTGTGAAAATAGTTGAGAATCATGCCTGTTTCACACTGCATTCACGcttatggagagcagaagcagcgcACAGACGTTTGCCTTTTGCGTCTGCAGCAAGCAGCGGATCGGCAGCTGTTGCACAAATTAATCTATTTCTGTGTATTCTAACTAGTTAACTGTCTGTCtatataaatactttttatttttacttttcgtCTGCACCAAAGCCAAGTGGCAACTCCCTCTTATGCTTTTTCCTTAACCTGCAAATCTTTATTCTACAAATTATATAGATCATAAtgaactgtatgcttctcaagctctatgaggagtgtcattcatgtcttttaagatgcactcggtcagaagacgtTTTTTTGTAGGCCTTCGTCAGTCAGTGTTGACAATGGATGACATATCCTAATTCTTATCTTGAGGCATGACTGATTGTCTAAGACCAGTCATTGTTGGTGGCATAAGAGACCAATACGGGAGAGACATTTTTTGCAGCAGAAGTCTTATCAATAGGTGGCTCCATGGCTGATGTTGTTCTGCACCTTTTGGCGAACTTGCTTGTCCTCTGATGCACGCATCATCTTCTTCTCACTTCACTTGAGCTGTTTGGTCATGGTGCACCTCCACTTCAGGCCATCTGCTGTGAGGTCTTCCCTGGACTGTGTGTTTATGTCGAGGGCTTTTTATGTCTCTCTTCACCACATCTTTAAATCGTAGAATCGGGCACCCCGTGGTTCTCTTTCTGGATGAGAGTTCTTCGTTTTGTTTTcgatcgtcagcatgatgtaggcctatatatttacaataatatttatacaatatggttgtAATAAAATTTATACATGATAAAACTAGTGTGAAAAactaatacaatttattttttacatttagtttttgtgaacctaaacgagcacatgtcactccgctgctagtccgtttgtactggctgccagttgctgctcgcatcaaattcaaagctctgatgtttgcctacaaagtgacttctggctttgctccttcttatctgctctcacttctgcagatctatgtgccctccagaaacttgcgttctgtgaatgaacgtcgcctcgtggttccatcccaaagaggaaagaaatcactttcgctcacgctcaatctgcccagttggtggaatgaactccctaactgcatcagaacagcagagtcactcgctactttcaagaaacgactaaaaactcaactatttagtctccacttcacttcctaatctgcaattgcctctttgaatatcacactaactgtacaaaaaaaaaaaaatactaatactactaatacttcccttcttagactttacagacctgaaacttgcctatagcacttattcattgttgctcttagttgtgaaaattgcttccttgtcctcatttgtaagtcgctttggataaaagcgtctgctaaatgactaaatgtaaatgtaaatgtagtacGGGCCCAAACAAGTGAAATTTTACAaagtaattttgagaggagcacatgatatgatcgactacagctgatccttatcactaatcattagctagcctatcagatcattcaaaaactactataaatatcctGCCTCCCCCGAtccttcttcttcctcctcctcttcgttCTATGATTTGGCGACACAGCCGCTCAGTGGCTAGCGCTACTGCCTCGCAACAGGAGGGCCAAAGGTTCAGGTTCTAATTAAGTCAGTCGGCACTCCTTGcgcagtgtttgcatgttctccccgtgttctcgtgggttttccccggttcCTCcggttttaatttttaattgttaaagttcatttgattgacaatatACAGTCTTTAATCTATATTTGATGTTTCActgttgagttaaatattttttaatggtatctgacacattgcttttattatttatctttattttgttgatcaacattaactgtgtggcAGTTTTTGTTATGATCATTATTTAATATAGGCTCCCTCAAAAAACACAAGATGGACTTCCAGTGTGGATTCTAATTTTTTTAGTTATAAAGTTTTTAATTCGTCAACTCTCATTATTTCCTATACAtgacttttgtgcttttatagaataggAATATAGAACATAAAACATAATCAAGGCCGTGCACagatttttttgtcccagtccagccctggtgatggatgaggagattccctcaaTGTGTAAAGCAttttaagtgtccagaaaagcactatataaatgtaaggaattattattattaatattattattggttATTACTTATTTTCTGAGTTTTTGTCGTCATGAATTCACCTCTGCTAAACTTCATGTTTaaggatgcatttatttgatttgagCTGTTGTTTTGAGGTAGAGTGATAAAGAGAGTTCACATTAGGACAATGATAAGGGCACTTGTTTTTCCCTCTTCAGGGTTTATAAGCACAGCTGTTGCCATGACGATTCTATTTCCCACAGATATGCTGGAACAACGTCTCCGGTCACGGAAACAATCTCCGTGCTTTTTCAATTGGGCAGCGAATGTGTCGGTTCGACAAGAGTATCTCAGTGGGACGGCTGAGTGCTTCCTGAACACAAAAACATCTTTTGGAAAGCAAGGTGAGCAGCTGTTGAAGTGCCTTCCATAATGTGTTCAACAAAATTATGCTTGGGTGAGGTTTGTTTTGAAGACAGCAGGGCTTATTTAGTAGAGGCTTAAAGGGATAACTCACCCCAAAATttaatatttactcactatttgctcactgctaagtggttccaaaccgttgagattcttctgttgaatactgaagatattttgaagaaacatgaattaaaaaaagtGGTTAGCAGTGTCGCTGCAAAGCACAAaaattgctggtttgagtccctgctgggACAGTAGGCATGTTGtatggactttgcatgttctcctagtgttggcgtgggtttcctcaaggtgctctggtttcccccacagtccaaaggcgctataggtaaattgagtaCACAAAATtggtcggtgtgtgtgtgtgtgtgtggggggtgtgtgtgtgtgtggacgttaaTATTAACGTCTTAATATTAAGACGTTTACACTGGAAGTGTCATGCGACaatttgtttgtaaatatttgCAGTTTAGATAACTTGTCCTACATTCAACAGTTTGCTTTTCTGGTAAGCTTTAACAAAAAATTACAGCAGTTGCTTATCTTTTTTGCTATTAGAACAGTCTCAGGTGGTTTTTGTTGATTTGTTTGACCATGGTGTGTTGGTTCTCTATCTTCAGCCAAAGCAGAGAGTTCTGGCTGGCTCCTCGATGAATTATTCAGCTCTACTATGACCTGCTGTGGGCTAGTTTTTAAAGTCTCCTGCAACCTTCATTTGCTTTTAGAGACCCGGCAGGTGTTTCTGCGCAAACTGTTTTCTCAAATTGCATTTTTTCTTATGTGatggttttaaaaaatggtgATATTCTGACATCCATAGAGagaccaaaaaacaaacaaacctgggAATAGTTTCTGCTTACCAGTGTTTATGTAATCTCAAGCATTTGGAGTTCagagccaggacttgaaccagtgaccttctggctgtgaggcgacagtgctaaccactgagccacagcgCTGCCCACATTCAGTGTTATAAGTTAGTTTTTCACAAATCTTACCATTCAAGAGCAACTGTTGACCATGTGAAGGCTCTTTGAACATCATGCTTGAACTCAAGGGTGAAATCAATGCTTTGATTGACCAACAACACTGCTCAAACGTTCCCAACATGCATTGCTGCATGAATAAATTCTGTGCATACTTTTATATTGGGGATGCTTTATGAACAATATATGTTGCCGCTGTTACTTGTAGCTTTTTATGTAATATTCAGAtgttttgtatgtgtatgtatgtgtgtgtgtgtgtgtgtgtgtgtgtgtgtgtgtgtgtgtgtgtgtgtgtgtgtagtgtagtgtagtgttatGTGTGGTGGTGTTTTATTGCCATCTTTATTGACAACTAGTTGTATTGAATGCTAAGACAAATGCATGAAAGAATTGTCTGTGTACTTTGATATGGGGAAACTTTATACGCAGTATTTGTTGCGGCTGTAGTTTGTGTTATGTGATGTTCAGATGTTGTTTATGTGTGTTGTGGTGTTATTTGTGGTGTTGTATATTGCCACCTTTATAGACAACTAGTTATATCAGTTCAGTATGTTAAGACAATTGATGATTTCCTGTGTTACTGGTATGTTGTGTGGTATCCAGTTGCTGTGAAACTCCGCCATATGTTGCTTTGATTGCTAAATtgttattatgaataattattttttaatttgtaaaagaaaaatcctattatatatatatatatgtatgtatgtatgtatgtatgtatgtatgtatgtatgtatatatgtatgtatatatatgtatgtatattctaGCTCATCTTTTTCTCTTAGACAGCAGATTGTATTTGGGGTCTCCATGTTCTTTTTTTAGTCCTCAGGAATATCCGAATATTATCTTAAATTGTGCTCCCTGAATTTTATATTCGCTCTGATATATTCTATTTCACAATATGGACGTGGTACTAAAAAAATCTGGAGAAatgtctggatggatggatggatggatggatggatggatggatggatggaaggatggaccaAATATTTGGATGGGTAAATGTTTGACTAGACAGACAATATAATGGATGGACAGAAAATATAATGGATGaacagttggatggatggatggacagacaaaatATTTGGATGGGTAAATGGTTGGATGGACAGACAATATAATTGATGGACagaaaatataatgaataaatggacgatggatggatggatggatggatggataaacggatggatggacaaaatatTTGGATGAGTAAATGGTTCAATGAATAGACATTctaatggatgaatggacagtggatgaatggatggacaaaatatttggatggataaatggttgGATGGTCAGACAATATAATGGATGGACAGAAaatataatggatggatggatggatggacaaaatatTTGGATGAGTAAATGGCTGAATGAACAGACAATATAATGGATGGATTGGTGAACTCTTTTAATCTTCAGGAATATCTGAATATTATCCTAAATTGTGTTCCGTGAATTTTTTATTCGCTCTGATGGTTTTAGGACATTTTGGAGAAATTTGAGTTATACATTATGCTTTAATGTTTGCTGAACTATGAAAGTGCTATCTCTTAGCAGTGACATTTGACTTTTAATTACACTTTTGTGAAAAAATAAGAAGAAATCTTCTTTTCTTTGGAATAATGAGGACAGATTAATTGTGCATCGCCTTTGTGTTCCACTGAAGAAGCAAAGCCACAGATTTGGAATGACACAAGGGGGTATTTTTCTTCCTCAAATTGTAAATTGTCCCTTTAAGTGGCACAATCATTTGCAgggaatgattttttttattgttgcccAGAGCTGATTAGTCGTCCTCTGTATGTGTGCTTCGCCCACAGAAAACCTCCACTCTCCTCGATCGCTTTCCTCTTTTATCAGTTCTGCTCTCTGTTGGGGTGGATTGTCTCATATGGTCTTTAAGCCCTGAACACGAAAGCAATCTGCTCAGGCACATCAGATGGCAGGAGGCTTTCCTTTAATAAACACTGTTTGATTGCATAACACAGTATCATTACAAAAAGTTAAGAAATCATTTGAAAACTAAGATGTGTGGACGGATGGTCATTTGGATgattatatggatggatgaatgaggaTGTAGGTGGATATATGGATTAATTGACGGATAGACAGTTATAATATTCTATGGATGGAGGGTCGGCCAGACAGCTGGATGGATGTGCACTTGGTTGGATAGATGGTTAAATAGACAGACACttgaatgaatgcatggatggtcagacagttaaataaatatatggatGGTTGGACCAATGGAGACCTAGATAGCtaaatggatagattgatggacaaACAGATGACCAATAAAGATAGAGACAGTCAACTAGGCAGAAAGATTGTTGGACAATCGATATTACAGTTCAATAGGTATTGATGGttgcttggatggatggatggaaaagatAGTTGGATGGATAAAGGGTTTGGTGAACAGACAATATAATGGATAATTGGATTGTTGGTCAGCCAGGTGAATGGATGGAAAAGACAGTTGGATGAACAGAAAATATAATGGATAGACGGTTGGTCAGACAGTTGGATAAATagagaaaaatatatttaaatgggTGGAAGGACAGACAAAATACTGGATGGACAGAAAatataatagatggatggatgtacaaaATATTTTGATGGGTTAATGGTTGGATGGACAGAcaataaaatggatggatggacaaaatatTTGGATGGTAAATAGTTGGATGGACAGACAATAAAATGGGTCGACAGAAaatataatggatggatggatggatggatggatggatggattgatggacggaCAAATTTTTGGATGGATAAATCGTTGGATGGACAGATaatataatggatggatggacggatggatggacaaaatatTTGGATGGGTAAATGGTTGGATGAACAGAAaatataatggatggatggacagtttgATGGATGGATATTTGGATGGGTTATTGGTTGGATGgacagacaatattttaaatggacAGAAAATATAACGAATGGATGGACagttggatgaatagatggatggaaggatggatggacaaaatatTTAGATGGGTAAATGGTTGGATAGACAGACAATataatggatgaatagatggatggacaataTATGTGGATGGGTAAATGGTTGGATGGACAGAAAAtaaaatggatagatagatggatggatggacaaaatatTTGGATGGGTAAATGGTTGGATAAACAGACAATAGAACGGATGAACGATTGGTCGgccagatggatgaatggatgaatggatggatggatggatggatggatggatggatggaaaagacAGTTGGATAAATTGTTTGCTGGAAAGAAAAtgcaatagatggatggacagttggtcagacagttggatggatgaatggatggagaaaATATTTGGATGGATAAATAATTGCATGGACAGAAAATGTAATGGAGGGATGGACAGTTGATCACACAGTTAGgttgatggatgcatggatgggtggacagatagatggatggagaaatGGAGAGATGGATAGATTGTTGGATGAACAGACAGCTTGCAggacagacaaatggatggacaAAGTCAAATGGGTAGAAGGATGGAGGCACAAACGGTTATATCcagatggatggaaagacggttggattgatggatgatCTGGAAGACGGATGAATGGAAAGACAGATAGGTAAATGGATGAACGGTTGGATTAAAAGTTGATCTGATAGATGGACTGACAGATGGATTTGCAGACACtgtattttttcaacatttctgagTTTTCAGTAGTAGTAAATTATTGTACTAAAGGTGTTTGGTTCAAATAATATTTGTACTTGGCACTTTGGCATTATGTCTAACTGCATTAATCAAAAAACACTGATTGTTTGAATTCTGTactaaaattaattgtttaaaagCAGATAAATGGTTTTAAATCGAAAGTAACTGTTCTGTCCAATTTTTACTGTCCTTGTTGTCGACAATCTTAACAAATCATTTCAGGCCTATAGTGTACATGCAATTATGCAAATATGTACTGTTTGTTTTCATCGCACTGAATGTATTTCCTGAAGGAGTTTTATATGTGATGCCATTAGAAATCCAGGCCAAATCTGCTGTGTTGGGAAGCTAGTTACTGTACACACGTCAAACATTATCAGCACTGTTTAGCTCTCTCAGCTCAGTCATATAAAGTTTATGATATTCAGATGTGAAGATAATAACCCAGCAGTCGTGTCTTCTCTAAGTGTCCTGCTTGGAGTGACAGGACTGCTGTAGATTGACGGCAGAGATGCTGACGTCTGCAGATGCTGATGCAGCTCTTGGCCATCAAACCAGTAGAGGCTTTCCAGCTCTCATCTCATTTAAATTCAACAGAAAAGCAGATTTATTGAGTCCACCTACAGCTTCAACTGGACTTGAACTTTTAGCTGTTTTTACCTGGTCAATTAAAGACAAACCAAATGTTGAGTcattattttcaattaaatgtaaaaaaataaaaataaaaataactcagCTGTTGGGATTTTCCATATTTGATTCaacagcataggtctcaaactggattcctagagggccacagctctgcacagttttgctccaaccctaatcaagcacagcTGGTCCAACTAAACAAGCTGTTCAGACTACTAtatagactattaagcaggtgtgagttggaggtggttggagataaactatgcagagctgcggccctccaggaattgagtttgagaccctgGGATTACAGAGTGCATCGTAATAATAATGTACAGTTATCGTTTCATTTGAAAATatccatatattattattacatgcactctaaaaatgctgggttgctgTAACCCAGCAGTTGAGTTTTTGcattatttgacccaacattggcttACAGCAACTAACAAAAATTTTGTAGTGCATGGTCatagttatatagttattttataacagaaaaataaaaattctgctgttttttatttatttatttattttattgatgagTGAATTTTCAGTGTTTTCAGTGATGATAACTGTAGTATTTTTCTCCTGGTTTAATTCATGGATTTGTCAGTGAATGTTTTGTCTTTATGATCCACCAAATCATTTGATTTGGGAGTGGGCTGTATGgggaaaatgcataaataaacaagctCACTCTCTGGAGCATTGAAACAGGCagtttgtgttgttgtgttgaaATCTGTAACTTGGCTCGCAGTGAACTGCCATCAGTCATTGTGTCAGATTAATTCTCACCACACAAACCTCATCAGCCAAGTGTTTCCAGTGAGTAACCACACATGAATAGACCTGTCTTTATGCTTTAGCATCAGCTCTCTCTTCGCGAACCTTTGCCAAACACACATATATGAGTAAAATGATCTTAATTTGTCAAATTAGTCATGTTTAATTTATATTGTAGAAGgtcaatttttttacaatttacggTAAGAAACATTTgggtttttttaagtttaaaatgtagttttccttattttttttccttccttctgatatttttttaagaacggtttggctgtgtctgaaattgcCTTCGtcc
This portion of the Danio rerio strain Tuebingen ecotype United States chromosome 3, GRCz12tu, whole genome shotgun sequence genome encodes:
- the LOC101884177 gene encoding uncharacterized protein isoform X2 is translated as MSFLQCLPFISQLSFSEQSLLSLIKLVQFRKDPELVTSLFELLGFSISLESALTTKTCRSVGKFLSFASESLNLILGPKAISIRGTRLLFRCITNIHTLRLSGYMVVRLVKTLRSLKVRAPVTVNELILELNIELCSERSLSRVLSSLAILLRLWTVHCLNLTDCNIQPVSLSILLCHQGPLTHRPSKETLQKLIKFVYETQEEELTQCFLQRVNGDLTSYSLTWRELHYFLQHSNQQITVDLRKSKVQCNIREILPLLNRITFKRMSSSFMLSVIKEIYESGFAGFVSSLLSSVGNCINLQCRDLDSGDCAVLCFTLQHCTAALLNLMWTIIPEEELETFLPLLKHVSYLRSCYYSLYSFI
- the LOC101884177 gene encoding uncharacterized protein isoform X1, with the translated sequence MSFLQCLPFISQLSFSEQSLLSLIKLVQFRKDPELVTSLFELLGFSISLESALTTKTCRSVGKFLSFASESLNLILGPKAISIRGTRLLFRCITNIHTLRLSGYMVVRLVKTLRSLKVRAPVTVNELILELNIELCSERSLSRVLSSLAILLRLWTVHCLNLTDCNIQPVSLSILLCHQGPLTHRPSKETLQKLIKFVYETQEEELTQCFLQRVNGDLTSYSLTWRELHYFLQHSNQQITVDLRKSKVQCNIREILPLLNRITFKRMSSSFMLSVIKEIYESGFAGFVSSLLSSVGNCINLQCRDLDSGDCAVLCFTLQHCTAALLNLMWTIIPEEELETFLPLLKHVSYLRYAGTTSPVTETISVLFQLGSECVGSTRVSQWDG